A window of Phaseolus vulgaris cultivar G19833 chromosome 4, P. vulgaris v2.0, whole genome shotgun sequence genomic DNA:
GCCCATGTTAAAGTGAGTTTGGACCAGTTGTAAATTCtgagtttttttcttttctttaaataCATTCTTTGGGTAGTTTTGAAAATGTGTTGTATactttcttattttatattaggcagatgaaggagaagacaaTTACATTTGTAAAATTGTTGAACTATTTGAGAGCATTGATGGGTCACTGTATTTTACCGCACAATGGTACTATAGGGCCAAAGACACTGTGAGTTGTAGTTTGTTCttgttttatgattttatttgatGTGATGTTTGTTGGCAATTATTAGCTGATGATAGTCTTTTATTATCTGTTTACTTTTCAGGTAATTAAAAAGCTTGCATATCTTATTGAACCCAAGCGAGTTTTCTTTTCTGAAGTTCAAGATGACAACCCATTGGATTGTCTAGTTGCAAAGCTTAACATTGCAAGATTACCATTAAATGTAAATGTGCTGCTGGATTATACATTTTGCATaccttcttatttttttttattgtaatattaataatatttatttgttgaCTTTTTTAACAATCTACTTCAATTACAGATGGATTTAAATGTAAAGAAGGAAACTATTCCACCTTGTGATTACTATTGTGATACACAGTATCTTCTGCCATACTCCACCTTTGTTAGCTTACCATCAGGTTTCATTTTATCTATTTACATCTTTAATcctagtaatttttttaatgacatCTCACTTTTGATATAAACCCTTTCTCTCAGAAAATGGTGAAACTGGTAGTGAGACTTGTTCTACAATATCTTGTGATACTAATGGAGTTGAAAAGTGTGAGGTAGACTCCCAACCTAAGGATGCCTACCTTCCTGATGAGAATAAAGACCTGGAGATGACATTACTAGATTTATATTGTGGTTGTGGAGCAATGTCAACTGGTTTGTGCCTTGGTGGCAATTTGTCTGGCGTGAATCTTGTTACTGTGAGTTTTTTTGcttgtttttattaaaataattttttgaatttgttttattttagctGTATCTTTGTTGATACTGTTTCTTTTTTCCTAATAGAGATGGGCTGTGGACTTGAACAAACATGCTTGTGAATGTCTTAAACTAAATCATCCTGAAACTgaggtaattttaattttcaaatgaGCAGGTGATTTTCAAATTGTATGTTTTAATGGGTTCCTTATTATTTTGAACTGATTATCTTGACTGTGTACTCTAATCAGGTTAGAAATGAATCAGCAGAAAGTTTTCTTTCATTACTGAAGGAGTGGCAGAAATTATGCAGTTACTTTGCTCTAGTTGAAAACAAGGTGTCACATGAGAAATATGTGGATCTTTTTAGTGAGGTGGATGAAGATGATGCTGAAGAGGTTAAGGAAGATGGAactgatgatgaagatgatgaaataTTTGAAGTTTCTAAAATTCTTGCTGTCTGTTATGGtgatccaaataaaaaaaaggagcAAGGGTTATACTTTAAGGTAGTCCTTTTGCCACTAGTATTTGTTCTTCTCAGGTTGTTATTGTAACTTCTTCTCTGTCAGCTAAACTTGGTTACATTGGTTTTGCTTTTTAGGTTCAGTGGAAGGGTTATGGACCTGAGGAGGATTCTTGGGAACCAATTGAAGGCCTAAGGTATGTTGAAGTATTTTACAAActtgtttttgctaattttttccATTAGCATTTAATAAATGCTatctcttttaaatttattgtgtTATTTTTTGATCAATGATAGTAAGTTATAATTCCTACTAATGTTTTTGTTGCTATGCTAGATTCATTATATTCCTGTATGGAATAATTATTTGCtgatttaaatattatatcttCAACAGTAATTGCAAGGACAAGATTAAGGAATTTGTCACTCAAGGCATCAATTCAAAGATATTGCCTTTGCCAGTAAGTTCCAATTGAGTTTTTGTATTATTTCTCTAAGAAATGCATTTAAAAATTCAGTGTGATTATTATGTTTGTTGCTGTTGTTGCATAGGGAGGTGTTGACGTGATATGTGGTGGACCTCCTTGTCAAGGTATCAgtggtttcaaccggttcaGGAACAGAGAGAATCCTTTGGATGACGAGAAGAACAAACAGCTGGTTGTTTTTATGGATATTGTTCAATACCTTAAGCCCAAATTTACATTAATGGAAAATGTGGTTGATATCGTAAAATTTGCGGAAGGCTTTCTTGGGAGATATGCCCTGGGTCGTCTCCTTCAAATGAATTATCAAGCGCGTCTGGGAATTATGGCTGCAGGTGCTTATGGGCTTCCTCAGTTCCGTTTGCGCATGTTCTTATGGGGGGCTGCACCTTCTCAGGTGATTAATAGTTAACtatgttttattcaattttaccTGTCGGTGCATGACTTGTGTTAAAGTCATATTTTCTTATGCGATGCAGAAATTGCCTCAATTTCCACTTCCAACTCACGATGTTATTGTGAGGGGTGTTATTCCCTTGGAGTTTGAGGTACGTAATTATCAATTACTCTAGCTTTAGAGTATATTATGGTT
This region includes:
- the LOC137838184 gene encoding DNA (cytosine-5)-methyltransferase CMT3-like, translating into MSTKRKAKSSSSPSTTAPSLKRHTRSSTTPAASPTPVKSERKNVPVPSSAIKEEASTFMDVTPSTPDSQASNTRFIGEPIPEEEARRRWPKRYQEKEKKPSTGSKSNRNQDEDEEIHQARHHYLEAEVDGCTIYKLFDDAHVKADEGEDNYICKIVELFESIDGSLYFTAQWYYRAKDTVIKKLAYLIEPKRVFFSEVQDDNPLDCLVAKLNIARLPLNMDLNVKKETIPPCDYYCDTQYLLPYSTFVSLPSENGETGSETCSTISCDTNGVEKCEVDSQPKDAYLPDENKDLEMTLLDLYCGCGAMSTGLCLGGNLSGVNLVTRWAVDLNKHACECLKLNHPETEVRNESAESFLSLLKEWQKLCSYFALVENKVSHEKYVDLFSEVDEDDAEEVKEDGTDDEDDEIFEVSKILAVCYGDPNKKKEQGLYFKVQWKGYGPEEDSWEPIEGLSNCKDKIKEFVTQGINSKILPLPGGVDVICGGPPCQGISGFNRFRNRENPLDDEKNKQLVVFMDIVQYLKPKFTLMENVVDIVKFAEGFLGRYALGRLLQMNYQARLGIMAAGAYGLPQFRLRMFLWGAAPSQKLPQFPLPTHDVIVRGVIPLEFETNTVAYDEGHQVQLQKKLLLKDAISDLPPVQNSERRDEMEYCKPAETEFQQFIRSSKSEMLGIQSRIKSSKALLYDHRPLELNADDYQRVCRIPQKKGGCFRDLPGVRVGNDNKVEWDPDMERVYLDSGKPLVPDYAMSFVNGTSSKPFARLWWDETVPTVVTRAEPHNQAILHPEQDRVLTIRENARLQGFPDFYKLSGPVKERYIQVGNAVAVPVARALGYTLGLAFQGSTSSTDGPLYKLPDKFPMIRERVSSVSSEDDEQAPSLA